A stretch of the Planktothricoides raciborskii GIHE-MW2 genome encodes the following:
- a CDS encoding DUF6887 family protein, translating to MRPNFEAMTNAELRAYALAHREDMEPLRVLYDRRSPDSEATWYPAPLTEETIKISEEAIKQRIQEIENKKKQA from the coding sequence ATGAGACCGAACTTTGAAGCAATGACTAATGCTGAGTTAAGAGCTTATGCATTAGCCCATCGAGAAGATATGGAACCTTTGCGAGTATTATACGATCGTCGCAGTCCCGACTCAGAAGCTACTTGGTATCCGGCACCTTTAACCGAAGAAACCATTAAAATTTCTGAGGAAGCAATTAAACAACGCATTCAAGAAATCGAAAATAAAAAGAAACAAGCTTAA
- a CDS encoding ATP-binding cassette domain-containing protein: MENLIELKNVSKTFEKSFFSTGKTILKNINFTVKPGEFVVLRGDNGSGKTTILNLILGLIKPTSGQVELMGIESKNPESKNRVGVVLQETQFPKHLSVRELLDLFRGYYSNPISTKEALDRVSLTDKQNSKAISLSGGQKQRLLFALALIGNPQLLILDEPTRNLDEDGYKEFWQQIYRCKEQSITILMVTNNQSDWEQLNSLATRYITLKKFSEDLEGSQIEIEESNVPVSPVSNLNLDAADQPTSSNNAFFAQLWSEILQIYRTPLYLLGIVVPILAIIVSIALKKEGNEAKEILVGLSFVYMIAFALQALPGQISTERAEGWLKLLRSTPLSSEIYIAAKIVVSLLISVGVVLLTLIVGSLTLGFTFDPLHWIALFAAFIIVAIPLLGFSLTVGYLVNPKSVNNVNGLAFFVILLLSGTIQIPNLFWEKATVLSPVYHAQKLIFLSADFPIDGKTYLLLHLSWLLWASGIFITLAVWAYQRDSVTE; encoded by the coding sequence ATGGAAAATTTAATTGAACTCAAAAATGTATCTAAGACCTTTGAGAAATCCTTTTTCTCTACAGGAAAAACGATTCTGAAAAATATTAACTTCACGGTGAAGCCCGGAGAATTTGTGGTTTTACGAGGCGATAATGGATCCGGTAAAACCACAATTCTCAATCTGATTCTGGGTTTAATTAAACCCACCAGTGGCCAAGTTGAATTAATGGGTATCGAATCCAAAAATCCTGAATCAAAAAACCGCGTAGGTGTAGTTTTACAGGAAACCCAGTTTCCTAAGCATCTCAGCGTTCGAGAACTGCTCGATCTATTTCGCGGTTACTATTCTAATCCAATTTCTACCAAAGAAGCGCTCGATCGAGTTTCTCTGACCGATAAACAGAACAGTAAAGCCATATCTCTTTCTGGGGGGCAGAAGCAAAGGCTATTATTTGCTTTAGCCTTAATTGGCAATCCTCAACTTCTGATTTTAGATGAACCAACTCGAAATCTAGATGAAGATGGATATAAGGAATTTTGGCAGCAAATTTATCGGTGCAAAGAGCAAAGTATCACTATTTTAATGGTGACAAATAACCAATCAGACTGGGAGCAACTAAATAGCCTAGCCACCCGCTATATAACACTGAAAAAATTCTCTGAAGATTTAGAAGGCTCTCAAATTGAAATTGAAGAGTCCAACGTGCCAGTAAGTCCTGTGTCCAACTTAAATCTAGATGCTGCTGACCAGCCAACATCTTCAAACAATGCTTTTTTTGCACAGCTTTGGTCTGAGATATTGCAAATTTATCGCACGCCACTTTATTTGCTAGGAATTGTTGTGCCTATTTTGGCTATTATTGTTAGCATTGCGTTAAAAAAAGAAGGCAATGAAGCTAAGGAGATTCTTGTTGGATTATCCTTCGTATATATGATTGCATTCGCATTACAAGCACTGCCCGGTCAAATTTCAACAGAACGAGCAGAAGGCTGGCTAAAGTTGCTCCGATCTACTCCACTTTCTTCAGAGATTTATATTGCTGCCAAAATAGTTGTTTCTTTGCTGATTTCCGTCGGAGTCGTATTACTTACCTTAATTGTTGGATCTTTAACACTTGGATTTACCTTTGATCCCCTTCATTGGATAGCTTTATTTGCTGCTTTTATCATAGTGGCTATTCCCCTGCTTGGATTTAGTCTAACAGTTGGCTATTTGGTTAATCCAAAATCGGTTAATAATGTTAATGGTTTGGCATTTTTCGTTATTTTATTACTCTCAGGAACAATTCAAATTCCTAATTTATTTTGGGAAAAAGCTACGGTTTTATCACCTGTGTATCACGCTCAAAAACTTATATTTTTGTCAGCGGATTTTCCCATAGACGGTAAGACGTATCTTTTATTGCATTTGAGTTGGCTATTGTGGGCGAGCGGTATTTTTATTACTCTTGCTGTTTGGGCGTATCAACGTGATAGTGTGACTGAATAG
- a CDS encoding MBL fold metallo-hydrolase: MENQANVTPLECLPYSVGYEDEGVCLLLRIGPYRVLLDCGLKNIAPLSEAISDNGLPADLVFCSHAHPDHAQGLLALHQAFNQLPIYASEVTTQLLPLNWPDLCMSNPPGVTPFFQALPWRTPIELLDGLTAQLFPSGHLPGAAAILLSYLDPQESKRSSHTYTVLYTGDFLLSNSRLVEGLPLEELRGLRPDVLILEGTYGTSRIRKRRTLENQLAERINRAIAQGQSVILPSPALGLGQELLMLLRSHHHFTGKDLDIWVDGQVALGCDAYLNILSDLPTTVQNFAQHQPLFWDDRVRPRTRRLLPEQRQLLGGSPCIVLTDETADLQQYCQTASTPWLVLTPESPGQPRIRPSVPPENPQLFVETYLLAEHCDVSGTTQLIHNIRPQHVLFFHSSANYLADLTNLEELRNRYQLHLPQGMQLVELPIGETFIQPENTPTTYEGELTEEDDWVTIGLPGAISTDPRWQTFADTGLVEIRWQGDELVLRGLSQRELLNQGNAARVPPEIDCCGNCWHYRGQRCWNQNSPLFSFKVTPTGYCPAFEATGTQS; this comes from the coding sequence GTGGAAAACCAAGCCAACGTCACACCGCTGGAATGTTTACCCTATAGCGTGGGTTATGAAGATGAGGGAGTTTGTTTACTCCTGCGAATCGGTCCGTACCGAGTTCTACTTGACTGTGGTTTAAAAAATATTGCCCCATTGTCAGAGGCCATATCTGACAATGGGCTACCGGCAGATTTGGTGTTTTGTTCTCATGCCCATCCGGATCATGCCCAAGGTTTATTAGCGTTGCATCAGGCATTTAATCAATTACCGATTTATGCCAGTGAAGTGACCACGCAACTATTACCACTGAATTGGCCGGATCTTTGTATGAGCAATCCCCCAGGGGTGACACCGTTTTTTCAAGCCCTGCCGTGGCGCACCCCGATTGAATTACTGGATGGTTTAACGGCTCAACTATTTCCCTCTGGTCATTTACCTGGGGCTGCCGCTATCTTGTTGAGTTATCTTGACCCCCAAGAATCAAAAAGGTCATCTCATACTTATACCGTCCTGTACACAGGAGATTTTCTGCTGTCCAATTCGCGATTAGTAGAAGGGTTGCCCCTGGAGGAGTTACGAGGATTGCGTCCTGATGTTTTAATTCTCGAAGGCACTTATGGCACTTCTCGGATCCGAAAACGACGCACCCTGGAAAATCAACTGGCAGAACGGATCAATCGGGCGATCGCCCAAGGACAATCGGTAATTCTGCCCTCACCGGCCTTGGGTTTAGGTCAAGAACTCTTGATGTTGCTGCGATCGCACCACCACTTCACCGGGAAAGACTTAGATATCTGGGTGGATGGACAAGTTGCCCTGGGTTGTGATGCCTATTTAAACATACTCTCGGACTTGCCGACCACCGTTCAGAATTTTGCTCAACATCAACCCCTGTTTTGGGATGACCGAGTAAGACCTCGGACGCGGCGATTACTTCCCGAACAAAGACAACTTTTAGGGGGTTCTCCTTGTATCGTCCTCACCGATGAAACTGCGGATTTACAACAGTATTGCCAAACCGCTTCGACCCCTTGGCTAGTCTTAACCCCAGAAAGTCCTGGACAGCCTCGTATCCGACCGTCTGTCCCCCCTGAGAACCCGCAATTATTCGTGGAAACTTACTTACTGGCGGAACATTGCGATGTTTCTGGCACCACCCAACTGATTCACAATATTCGCCCTCAGCACGTTCTATTTTTTCACAGTTCCGCCAACTATTTGGCCGATTTGACCAATTTGGAAGAATTACGCAATCGTTACCAACTGCATTTACCCCAGGGGATGCAACTGGTAGAATTACCCATCGGTGAAACCTTTATCCAACCGGAAAATACCCCAACCACTTATGAAGGGGAATTAACGGAAGAAGATGACTGGGTGACTATTGGGCTACCGGGGGCGATCTCCACGGATCCCCGCTGGCAAACCTTTGCGGACACGGGATTAGTCGAAATCCGTTGGCAAGGGGATGAATTGGTATTACGCGGTTTATCCCAAAGAGAACTACTCAACCAAGGGAATGCCGCCAGAGTCCCCCCAGAAATTGACTGTTGCGGTAACTGCTGGCACTACCGGGGGCAACGTTGCTGGAATCAAAACTCACCGTTGTTCAGTTTTAAGGTGACACCCACGGGATACTGTCCAGCTTTTGAAGCCACTGGAACCCAATCTTAA
- a CDS encoding S8 family serine peptidase — MSIDINQLFDARYYALMNPDLAAAGINTDDKLYRHFRNNGLAEGRPFSPFIDIQVYRAENPDLEKNGLYSNEQLYRHLETYGIKEGRKFSRLIDLNLYLSENPDVNQAFGGDRELAFEHLRNLGIREGRKFSQLMDLDYYLALNPDVAAAYNNDKLGAFNHWIFAGRGEGRQYFPNNLGILTGADNINPVNLVKTDVVGPSDRDDYYQFSLNDLSDISIKVAGLSQKANLTLIKDDNQNNFPDDKQQLLPIVAKDEAIEAIDLFGVSPGNYFIQVSGSEGDTNYDLNIYAETSELLRKPSGAGNSPGTALNLGLLIESQVVRDVVNPGRSQNFYQFQTNRQSDVYITLEGVNTDIRLQLVRDTNGNGLLDPDEVVETIANYKEPVDIDRNGEIDLSEFFAWLDGTNQEVPYPDAIIAQNLLPGNYFVQVGQVGEPTGYTLKIDGIPAPVPAEGATNENPVSWGNLGTLNKKAKPVVTDFVGYGNPYDFYAFFLEKSSEVSLRLQGINNKADLILIHDINEDGGFSGREIIKFPSAEDGADYTLNRLLGRGTYYVGVAKAKGETAYTLSAEVISENLPPDGAGNFIGQAADLGVVNGVQTRRDFVSAEDPDDFYRFQVNDFSQLTLFLDEQTANSQVYLIQDVNGNGLVDGDEVIVGSESQGAYREYINRTLTPGTYFIRVAHAMGPGSYYLWMENNPITPPAQTAGNSLATAKDLGVLNGWQQEAGLVTGNNEGGDRNHLYRFNLESASDVTILLDEMSANADIRLVQDRNNNGQIEPEEIIAIAAATGASPEQISQSNLAPGTYYVWVSQTQGNTAYQLNLIPNNYNRDTGHGLVDAAAAVAQAIGSESFPEVAPLGGTDWGLDAIGAPKVWQQGYTGKGVVVAVIDSGVDYTHPDIDDNLWFNESEIPGNGIDDDNNGFIDDWRGWDFLDNDNDPKDTDPVGGHGTHVAGIIAGENNSFGVTGVAPDAKIMAIRSLGIFRGEEDPITGGIRYAVDNGADVINLSLGSQGENPEISAAVRYANENGVVVVMASGNDGLSAISGGQRFSQKVYPAQLASEIGLAVGAVEKNKAIADFTNRAGSTPQNYVVAPGKEVYSSLLSDRYDFWEGTSMAAPHIAGVAALIISANPNLNLAQVENLITSTANPFGLTENGIFDPLEL; from the coding sequence ATGTCCATTGACATTAACCAACTATTTGATGCCAGATACTATGCATTAATGAACCCAGATTTAGCGGCAGCGGGAATTAACACTGACGATAAATTATATCGGCATTTTAGAAATAATGGGTTAGCAGAAGGTCGCCCTTTTTCTCCATTTATCGATATCCAGGTTTATCGGGCGGAAAATCCCGACTTAGAAAAGAATGGTCTATACTCTAATGAACAACTTTATCGCCATTTAGAAACCTATGGGATCAAAGAAGGTCGCAAATTTTCTCGACTGATCGATCTGAATTTATATCTGAGCGAAAATCCCGATGTTAACCAAGCTTTTGGGGGCGATCGCGAATTAGCCTTTGAGCATTTACGCAACCTAGGCATCCGCGAAGGTCGTAAATTTTCGCAATTAATGGATTTAGATTATTACTTAGCCCTAAACCCCGATGTAGCGGCGGCATATAATAACGATAAACTCGGTGCTTTTAATCATTGGATTTTTGCCGGACGGGGGGAAGGAAGGCAATATTTTCCTAATAATTTGGGCATATTAACCGGGGCGGATAATATTAACCCGGTTAATTTAGTCAAAACCGATGTAGTTGGCCCCAGCGATCGCGACGATTATTATCAATTTTCTCTCAATGATTTGAGCGATATTAGTATCAAAGTAGCCGGTTTGTCCCAAAAAGCCAATTTAACCCTCATTAAAGATGACAATCAGAATAATTTTCCCGATGATAAGCAGCAGTTATTGCCGATAGTTGCGAAAGATGAAGCAATTGAGGCGATCGACTTATTTGGAGTTTCTCCCGGTAACTATTTTATTCAAGTTTCCGGCAGTGAAGGAGACACTAATTATGATTTAAACATCTATGCAGAAACATCAGAACTATTGCGGAAACCCAGTGGCGCGGGGAACAGTCCGGGGACGGCATTAAATTTGGGATTATTAATAGAATCTCAAGTAGTTCGGGATGTGGTTAATCCAGGGCGATCGCAGAACTTTTATCAATTTCAAACTAATCGCCAGAGTGATGTATATATTACCCTAGAAGGGGTGAATACAGACATCCGCTTACAATTAGTCAGAGATACCAATGGCAATGGACTGCTTGACCCCGATGAAGTCGTAGAAACTATTGCCAACTATAAAGAACCTGTAGATATAGATCGCAATGGAGAAATTGATTTATCGGAATTTTTTGCCTGGTTAGATGGCACCAATCAAGAGGTGCCTTATCCTGATGCAATTATTGCCCAAAATTTACTCCCAGGCAACTACTTTGTCCAAGTGGGTCAAGTCGGTGAACCCACAGGTTACACCCTCAAAATCGATGGGATTCCTGCCCCCGTCCCCGCAGAAGGTGCGACTAATGAAAATCCCGTTTCTTGGGGCAATTTAGGTACTCTCAACAAAAAAGCTAAACCCGTAGTAACTGACTTTGTAGGCTATGGCAACCCTTATGATTTCTATGCTTTTTTCCTAGAAAAAAGTAGTGAAGTAAGTTTACGTTTACAAGGTATTAATAACAAAGCAGATTTAATTTTAATTCACGATATTAATGAAGATGGAGGATTTTCGGGTCGAGAAATCATTAAGTTTCCCTCCGCAGAAGATGGGGCAGACTATACTTTAAATCGCCTCTTGGGACGGGGGACTTATTATGTCGGAGTTGCCAAGGCAAAAGGCGAAACTGCCTATACTTTGAGTGCGGAAGTTATTTCTGAGAATTTGCCCCCAGATGGGGCGGGAAATTTTATCGGTCAAGCGGCTGATTTAGGGGTAGTCAATGGGGTACAAACCCGCCGAGATTTTGTTAGTGCTGAAGACCCGGATGATTTCTATCGTTTCCAAGTCAATGATTTTAGTCAATTGACTCTATTTTTGGATGAACAAACCGCTAATAGCCAAGTTTATTTAATCCAAGATGTGAATGGCAATGGCTTGGTTGATGGGGATGAAGTGATTGTCGGTTCTGAATCCCAAGGGGCTTATCGTGAATATATTAATCGTACCCTAACTCCCGGCACTTATTTTATCCGCGTAGCTCACGCAATGGGGCCAGGTTCCTATTATTTATGGATGGAAAATAACCCAATTACTCCTCCTGCCCAAACCGCCGGAAATAGTTTAGCTACCGCCAAAGATTTGGGAGTATTGAATGGCTGGCAACAGGAAGCAGGATTGGTGACTGGCAATAATGAAGGGGGCGATCGCAATCATCTGTACCGATTTAACCTGGAATCAGCCAGTGATGTGACTATTTTGCTTGATGAAATGTCAGCAAATGCGGATATCCGGTTGGTTCAAGACCGCAACAATAATGGCCAAATTGAACCAGAGGAAATTATCGCGATCGCTGCTGCAACTGGAGCAAGTCCAGAACAAATTAGCCAAAGTAATTTAGCCCCAGGAACTTATTATGTTTGGGTATCTCAAACCCAGGGAAATACGGCCTATCAACTCAACTTAATTCCTAACAATTATAACCGGGATACGGGTCATGGATTAGTCGATGCAGCGGCAGCAGTTGCTCAAGCCATTGGTTCAGAATCGTTTCCCGAAGTTGCGCCCTTGGGTGGGACGGACTGGGGCTTAGATGCGATCGGTGCCCCCAAAGTTTGGCAGCAAGGATATACCGGGAAAGGAGTAGTTGTCGCGGTGATTGATAGTGGTGTTGACTACACTCATCCTGATATCGATGATAATCTTTGGTTTAACGAATCTGAAATTCCCGGAAATGGCATTGATGATGATAATAATGGCTTTATTGATGATTGGCGCGGCTGGGATTTTCTGGATAATGATAACGATCCCAAAGATACAGATCCCGTCGGCGGTCATGGCACTCATGTAGCGGGAATTATTGCCGGGGAAAATAACTCTTTTGGCGTGACTGGAGTTGCCCCCGATGCCAAAATTATGGCCATCCGATCGCTGGGTATTTTCCGAGGCGAAGAAGACCCGATTACTGGTGGGATTCGTTATGCTGTTGATAATGGCGCTGACGTAATTAATCTTAGCTTGGGTTCTCAGGGAGAAAATCCCGAAATTTCCGCAGCGGTGCGCTATGCCAATGAAAACGGTGTAGTAGTAGTCATGGCATCAGGAAATGATGGCCTCAGTGCAATTTCTGGCGGTCAACGTTTTAGCCAAAAAGTTTATCCGGCACAATTAGCATCAGAAATCGGCTTGGCAGTCGGGGCAGTGGAAAAAAACAAGGCGATCGCAGATTTCACTAATCGTGCAGGCAGCACTCCCCAAAATTATGTAGTTGCACCGGGCAAAGAAGTCTATTCTTCCCTATTAAGCGATCGCTATGATTTTTGGGAAGGCACATCAATGGCTGCCCCCCATATTGCTGGAGTAGCGGCCTTAATTATCAGCGCCAATCCTAATTTAAATCTGGCACAAGTGGAAAATTTAATCACCAGTACAGCAAACCCATTTGGGCTGACAGAAAATGGCATTTTTGATCCCTTAGAATTGTAA
- a CDS encoding NB-ARC domain-containing protein: MTITEVLQFVDRLVEKETGTHLDDLQKEVIQGIWQGKTYKEISENIANGYNENYIGDTSRKLFKILSKQVGEDVNKSNFCWTIERVINSPQFVVLFNGNINYCPYRDRADPQDTIASPETTNPTNKYQNVKYQDLTLAPKIRQFCDRTSELSTLSQELCDRPTALISVLGIAGIGKTTLVKRFVDLNLEKFDLIVWKSLKLCPSFNTIIAEILTGINPDSDRHENQLTQLFNLLRQQRCLIILDDLQEIFIPGQFAGQYQPKHNDYKTFFTMLTQMEHQSSVILLSQEQCPEMICLDEEFYPVKCLELQGLATPDILQNLGLSDRQSWGQLMELYEGHPVYLKEIARTIKKVFLGKVSDFLTEDNPIITEGMKSQFRELFHRLSPVEQQISLELSKAEISMSREQLKTALSLSSTELINGLYSLQRRYLVSPKATPTISFNLSPIFRAYLQIYDNNR, translated from the coding sequence ATGACTATTACGGAAGTGTTACAATTTGTCGATCGCCTGGTCGAGAAAGAAACAGGAACACACCTCGACGATCTGCAAAAAGAGGTTATTCAAGGGATTTGGCAGGGAAAAACTTATAAAGAAATTTCTGAAAATATTGCTAATGGTTATAATGAAAACTATATTGGAGATACTAGCCGCAAGTTATTTAAAATATTGTCTAAACAGGTGGGTGAAGATGTTAATAAATCTAATTTTTGTTGGACGATAGAAAGAGTTATCAATTCTCCTCAGTTTGTTGTACTATTTAATGGAAATATTAACTATTGTCCCTATCGCGATCGCGCAGATCCGCAGGATACGATCGCTTCTCCAGAAACAACCAATCCAACTAATAAATATCAAAACGTAAAATACCAGGATTTAACCTTAGCCCCAAAAATTAGACAATTCTGCGATCGCACCTCGGAACTAAGCACCCTATCCCAGGAGTTGTGCGATCGCCCCACGGCGTTAATTTCAGTATTAGGCATTGCGGGAATTGGCAAAACCACCCTAGTTAAACGGTTTGTTGACCTTAACTTAGAAAAATTCGATCTAATCGTCTGGAAAAGCCTGAAACTTTGCCCATCTTTCAACACCATCATCGCGGAAATTTTAACCGGGATTAATCCTGACAGCGATCGCCATGAAAACCAATTAACGCAACTGTTCAATCTTTTGCGTCAGCAAAGATGTTTAATCATCCTGGATGACCTGCAAGAAATCTTTATCCCTGGACAATTTGCCGGACAATATCAACCGAAACATAACGACTATAAAACCTTTTTCACCATGCTGACCCAAATGGAACATCAAAGCAGCGTGATTTTGCTTTCTCAAGAACAATGTCCCGAAATGATCTGCTTAGATGAAGAATTCTACCCGGTAAAATGCTTAGAATTACAGGGTTTAGCAACTCCAGATATTTTGCAAAATTTGGGCTTAAGCGATCGCCAAAGCTGGGGGCAACTCATGGAATTATATGAAGGTCATCCGGTTTACCTCAAAGAAATTGCCCGGACAATCAAAAAAGTTTTCTTGGGCAAAGTCTCTGATTTCTTAACAGAAGATAACCCGATTATTACCGAAGGAATGAAATCTCAATTTCGAGAATTATTCCACCGATTATCCCCGGTAGAACAACAAATTTCTTTAGAATTGAGCAAAGCGGAAATATCCATGTCCAGAGAACAGTTAAAAACCGCTTTATCATTGTCCTCAACGGAATTAATTAATGGATTATACTCTTTACAGCGGCGCTATCTTGTCTCCCCCAAAGCAACCCCAACCATCTCGTTTAATTTATCGCCAATATTTCGAGCTTATTTGCAAATTTATGATAATAATCGATAA
- a CDS encoding DUF6679 family protein: protein MLHRKIYQLCCDGREVYVFLRDQQRWIERAHILDIEGDLVTLRYETDEDDEICSWEEIVRLESIGSISQKLASVPTGNFDLPISDDCPEAEQLPKSSPDSNSD from the coding sequence ATGCTACACCGCAAGATATATCAACTTTGTTGTGATGGTCGTGAAGTTTATGTTTTCTTGCGGGATCAGCAACGTTGGATTGAACGTGCTCACATTTTAGATATTGAAGGAGATTTAGTCACCCTGCGCTATGAAACTGATGAAGACGATGAGATTTGTTCTTGGGAAGAAATCGTTCGCTTAGAAAGTATTGGCTCGATTAGTCAAAAGTTAGCATCGGTGCCAACAGGTAATTTTGATCTACCGATTTCTGACGATTGTCCCGAAGCTGAACAATTGCCAAAGTCGTCTCCAGACTCTAATTCAGACTAA
- a CDS encoding inositol-3-phosphate synthase, with translation MEKIKLAVVGVGNCASSLIQGIEYYKGKNPEEAIGLMNWEIGGYKPSDIEVVAAFDIDKRKVGLEVSEAIFAPPNCTIVFCDSLPKTGVKVSMGKVLDGFSDHMKNYDEPYTFVLSDVPEPSKEDVVKILKESGTTILINYLPVGSEEATCFYAECAVDAGVAFINCIPVFIASNPLWAEKFKQKNIPIIGDDIKAQVGATITHRTLTDLFKKRGVKIERTYQINTGGNTDFMNMLNRSRLSSKKESKTEAVQSVMGERLEDENIHIGPSDYVPWQKDNKVAFIRMEGKLFGDVPMNLELRLSVEDSPNSAGVSIDAIRCCQLALNNQKGGILYSPSAYFMKHPPQQFTDDEAYRMTNEFIAGQRQE, from the coding sequence GTGGAAAAAATTAAATTAGCAGTGGTAGGCGTTGGTAACTGTGCCAGTTCTCTAATTCAAGGAATTGAATATTACAAAGGAAAAAATCCTGAAGAAGCCATTGGATTAATGAACTGGGAAATCGGCGGCTACAAACCATCAGATATTGAAGTCGTAGCAGCCTTTGATATTGATAAACGCAAAGTTGGCCTAGAAGTTTCTGAAGCCATCTTTGCCCCACCCAATTGTACCATAGTTTTTTGCGATTCACTACCTAAAACTGGTGTAAAAGTCAGTATGGGTAAAGTCCTGGATGGTTTCTCAGATCACATGAAAAACTATGATGAACCATACACCTTTGTTCTCAGTGATGTTCCCGAACCATCTAAAGAAGATGTAGTCAAAATCTTAAAAGAATCTGGCACAACAATTCTGATAAATTATCTTCCCGTGGGTTCGGAAGAAGCCACTTGTTTCTATGCGGAATGTGCCGTAGATGCGGGCGTAGCTTTCATTAACTGTATTCCGGTATTTATTGCCAGTAATCCTTTATGGGCGGAAAAATTTAAACAGAAAAATATCCCGATTATTGGAGATGATATTAAAGCACAAGTTGGCGCCACCATCACCCATAGAACTCTCACTGATTTATTTAAAAAGAGAGGGGTGAAAATTGAACGAACTTATCAAATAAATACTGGCGGCAACACCGATTTTATGAATATGCTAAATCGCAGTCGTCTTTCTTCCAAAAAAGAATCGAAAACCGAAGCGGTGCAATCGGTTATGGGGGAAAGACTCGAAGATGAAAATATTCATATTGGCCCTAGTGATTATGTGCCTTGGCAGAAAGATAATAAAGTGGCCTTTATTCGGATGGAAGGCAAACTTTTCGGAGATGTGCCGATGAATTTAGAACTGCGGTTATCCGTAGAAGATTCTCCTAATTCTGCCGGGGTTTCCATTGATGCCATTCGCTGCTGTCAATTAGCCCTGAATAACCAAAAAGGTGGGATTTTATATTCTCCTTCAGCCTATTTTATGAAGCATCCCCCGCAACAGTTCACTGATGATGAAGCCTATCGCATGACGAACGAATTCATTGCCGGTCAGCGTCAAGAATAG
- a CDS encoding phycobiliprotein lyase, with amino-acid sequence MDTSKFHYFFDCCVGQWKTERTYHYLTYQEVERSRTEFVVSPLTTTQKTQVLADNGRPPHSDLDTLPGFHLEFETISEKGEQVSQQLNLLFVPTSSHGSILEGDYLRDRAYEEAKPMISHFRFDRDTRELLMTTNYTRVISVDSITLINPNLRIRKILNYQRPFNDQPLEQVVLVGFGVEQKVL; translated from the coding sequence ATGGACACATCTAAATTTCACTACTTTTTTGACTGTTGTGTCGGTCAATGGAAAACTGAACGCACTTATCATTACTTGACTTATCAGGAAGTGGAGCGATCGCGGACTGAATTTGTGGTGAGTCCTTTGACGACCACCCAAAAAACTCAGGTTCTAGCAGACAATGGGCGACCCCCCCATTCTGACTTAGATACTTTGCCCGGATTTCATCTCGAATTTGAAACCATTTCCGAAAAGGGCGAACAAGTCTCCCAGCAGCTTAATTTGCTTTTTGTCCCCACCAGTTCTCACGGGTCTATTTTAGAAGGAGACTATTTGCGCGATCGGGCTTATGAAGAAGCCAAACCCATGATCTCCCATTTTCGGTTCGATCGGGACACCCGGGAACTACTAATGACCACCAACTACACTCGGGTGATTTCCGTTGATTCAATTACCTTGATTAACCCAAATTTACGCATTCGCAAAATCCTCAACTATCAGCGTCCCTTCAATGACCAGCCTTTAGAACAAGTGGTATTAGTCGGATTTGGGGTTGAGCAAAAAGTTCTCTAA
- a CDS encoding MarC family protein, with the protein MSSIIVNADPQFIFTIFFLSLGPVKIIFPFVKLTHNATPEYRRNVAIWAAIFATIVVLLVALFGHHLIAKYQLSLDAQRLAGGLILLISALFNTFPHLQPPLDIPKTELTAIQLAIRPIVSPIIIPPIGIAAILIFTTLFQGNWDMQWIIVKSLLTIMIFDLIAMLFADKIIKIPGLIQFLTLATLVLNFIQVSLAIEVILISLKSLAIIIK; encoded by the coding sequence ATGTCATCAATTATTGTCAACGCTGACCCACAATTTATCTTTACCATTTTCTTTCTCAGTCTAGGGCCTGTCAAAATCATCTTTCCTTTTGTCAAACTCACTCATAATGCCACTCCAGAATATCGGCGAAATGTGGCAATTTGGGCGGCCATCTTCGCCACAATCGTTGTTTTATTGGTAGCATTGTTTGGACATCATTTAATAGCCAAATATCAGCTTTCTCTCGACGCCCAGCGGCTGGCTGGGGGTTTAATACTGCTCATTTCTGCCCTGTTTAACACTTTTCCTCATCTTCAACCACCTTTAGACATTCCCAAAACTGAACTAACAGCCATACAACTGGCGATTCGTCCCATCGTATCTCCGATTATTATTCCCCCTATTGGCATCGCCGCGATTCTGATTTTTACCACCTTGTTTCAAGGTAATTGGGATATGCAATGGATTATTGTAAAAAGTTTGTTAACCATCATGATTTTTGATTTAATCGCGATGCTATTTGCCGATAAAATTATCAAAATACCGGGACTGATTCAATTTCTCACTTTAGCTACTTTAGTCTTAAATTTTATTCAGGTATCTTTGGCTATCGAGGTTATATTAATTTCTTTAAAAAGTTTGGCAATTATTATCAAGTAA